The DNA region accattttagaaaaataaatttccatcacCTTGGTTGTTAACCAGGAGCAAGACCTAAATTTTATAAGGTCCAGCATGTATTCAACATTTAAAATCTTTGTCTTTGAAGATAAATCAAGGCAAACCATACAGTCTCTGGCCCACCAAACTTTTCTTTCCCTATTAGACCATAACTATGTTGCATAAAATGATCTATGCTTTAATTTGCCATCACCATTAGAATCTCAAGCCAGTTATAGCATTGTTTCTAGATCGATGAAGAGAATGAAGGAAcatgaaaacagaaactgaCTTGTGGTTTCCTCCTCAAAATATTAAAACGGGGTAAGAAGTATATATCTATTACAAAGCATGAAGAAGATGACTTGTGGTTTCCTCCTCTTAATTACAAAATGGGTAAAAGCATCTCTGTTATCCAAggtaatatttctttttctcataCTATCGTCATTGGTTTGTATTCTGTACCACATCTTCTAGGCAAAAAAGTTGATACATTAGATGGTGTctatataaattaattcttgAAAGTGTCAAAGtgtaataagtttattttatcaagttattaatatatagaaaataatttttttctcttgagaattaattaatgagtttgtatacagatttttttttaaaaccaaaacaaaaaacaaatactaCTGAATACATATATTAACTAAAGAGTCATCCTATCTTATGGATCTCGAGTAAGAGTATGTACTTCAAAATAAAGCTATGTTAAAACTTCAATGAAGAGCTTATACCACATTTATATCTAATTTAATACGACCTAAATTAATCAAATGTCTTCTTTTTTTGGtagaaaattaatcaaatgtCCAATGTAATATTTAAAGATCGATCGTTCTAGACTAAAACACAAAACAAATTATCCTTTTCATAAACAACTTTTATAATAGCTATACTTTTTATATTGACTTTAAGAATATTTTGATATGGCTGGGAGAATTATTTTGGTTGATTAATGATTACTAAGACAATGCCttaaatgtatatttaaaagaaataattataaaaataaataatttagagagtgaaaaattaaaagcttaacttaaaatatgtattttaatttataataaaaaattgaacttaATGTGATATTCCACAATCATTCATGGCAATTACGTGAGACAAATGGATCACACAACCCTAGTACTACGTACCATATAGCAATACGAAGTTACACCCCAGAGTATTTTGTATATACTTGCCCGAATGGCATTTCCAGTTTCTTTAAGTAGAACTATGGTCCCACCACTTCTCCATGCATTTATGTACCAAGATATTTTACGAAGGTTACATTAGGTGGAAGAAATAATAGTGATAGTCATGAATTTctgttaaaaattaacaaatatgtaTCATTATAGAAAAGTTTAAATCTTcattaaaaaagtatataatcttttagtaaaaacatcatttttatattttacaaatttaatattaaatttgaatgaaaatgCACATGATCtgtgtatatatataacctTCAAAGTGAAAACTTATTAATAAGTTCCTTTAAAAGAAACTTACGAAAAAGTTTATTTAtcaagttaattattaatttatagaaaattttatcttttaaagacTAATCTGTATAGATGAAATTTTTAGgaaccaaaacaaaacaaatactaCAAACAGCTAGATTAACTAATGAATGATTTTGTTCCTCAAATGCGCGCGAATAATGTGAGAATATAAccattaaaaatttcaatgaaGAGTTTTACCAAATTATGATTATCGTACCTGACTTTACCTAAACTAATTAGATGGATAAtgagtgaatttttttaaatttaaaaagtaataactttaaaataaatattatttaaaaaatatataaaatttaattattaaaataaataaaaaatatttttttaagccgGAACAACTTAGacaaatatactaaaaaaataaaaaatttatttattttagcaaataaatttaaataaagttactcaatataatatttaaatatgaacGGTTCTAGActataacaaaattacaaaacaagaTATCCCTTTAATAAACAAattccttttataaaaaaaaagaattctatAATGGCTATATTCTTCATACATTTTAACGTCTTAATAGATTTTCATAGTAGATACCCTTAATATAGCAAACCCTTCATTGCTAACAACTCCAGCTAGCATGCATCTACCATCTTCTGTTTTCCTCCTAGTTCAACTTCATCGGTTTCTCATCATTCATTACTCATTAGTACTAGTATAACACTACCTCGGGAAGATGTTGAAGGGCCTCACAAAAGGAGTCACAAGTGCAGTTCAGCCCTCCATTCCAGTAACCGACATTCTTTCTCCCCAACAAACTCTCTTCTAGGTGCTACTAATATTGTCTCAGATGTTACCAAAACCATCACCTCTAACACTTCTGATATCGTCTCAAACGCCCTCTTAGAAACTTCTGACGCCATCTCAGAGGTCTCAAAGATTATCTCCCCAGACTCACTCTCTTATCCTTCCAAACTCATCTCCTCAAACCCACTTCACGAGGTTTCTAAGATTATCTCTAACACTGTCTCGGATGTTACTTCAGACACTCTTTCAGATACTTCAAACATTATCTTAGACGTCTCCAAAATCATCTCTTCAGACCCACTCTCAAGTGCTTCTAACATGATTATCTCCTCACGGGCTATCTCAAATGCTTCCAAATTCAACTCTTCAAACCCACTCTCAGGTGCACCAAAGACCAATCCCTCAGACACACTTTCAGATTATGCTTCCAAGATCATCTCAAACTCACTCCCAAATGCTTCTAAAATCAACTCCTCAAACCCACTCCAAATTGCTTCCAACATCACTGACACTGTCTCAGATGTCACCAACACCATCACTTCAAACACTTCTGATATCGTCACAAACACACTCTCAGAAACTTCCAACATCGTCTCTGACTCACTCACAAGTGCTTCCAAATTAATCAACCCCTTAAACTCACTCCGAACTATCTCATATGTTTCCAAAACCGTCGCCTCAAACACTTCTGATATCGTCTCAAACGCTCTCTCAGAAATTGTTGACACCATCTCAGACGTCTCCAACATCATCGTCTCCTCATCAAACTCACTCTCAGGTGGTACTGCTTCCTCCTCCTCAAACCCTCTCCAAATTGCTTCTGATAACATCTCAGACACCGTGTCAGGAATTTCCAACACTATCGAAGATGTCGCCAACATCTTCGTCCCAAACCCACTTCAGATTGCTTCAAAGATCGTCACTTCCAAGATAACTGGTAATGCTGCCAATAAATCCAAAATCAGTACCTAAAAAAACCACTCCAAAACGCTTCAAATACCATCTCAAACCCTTCTAATGCCGTTGATGTTATGAACAACCCAACAAAACTTGTTAAAACTGCCCTAGAGAATGCACTAAACGCAACCCTACTACTTTCACTCTTGGACTATGTTTTATCTCTTGCAACGTCGTTTCTTGGAAAGCTTAGAGAGTCCCCCACTCCAACGCAGCTACTTGGCCTGTTGATCACCCCTTTGTGGAACTTGCTTCGTGGTTTTGTGACACTAGGCCTCGTCATGCTCCTTCTTCTTGCGGGCATAGTCATCGCGCTTTTCATCCTTTTAATGCCGCTGTTGTTGATCGTGACGAGCCCCATATGGATACCAACTGCCATGGTTTTGTTGCTTGTTACTACAttgttgttgtttgtgtgtGGATTCATTGTTGTGGTGGTGGCTATGGTGTTACGGGCTTTTCGCTCCTTCGGGAGTCACAACCCTTTGAGTTGAGTCCGTCAAGGTTACCTCATCTTCGGGGTTATGTGGCTCAACTTGCGTTTGTTTGTTAGGTTTtatgtttcttgttttttttttcttcctgttttttgcttttaataATGATTGTGTTTTTTGGACATCTCGATGTTTCCGGAGAGGACATGGAACCAATCAATAATCTACtctcaaagataaaaataatataaaaataaaagatggataaatgataaatgtaaCAGTTTCACAGTATGAGAAGATGTTAAGAAATAAGGAGTGTGCCGGGggtatttgtattttttgggTGTCTAAAAATATTACTCTTTTTATTATTCTAGAACTGTATTCAAGTCTAGTACTGTTAAATGTCTGTATTCAAGTCTAGTACTGTTAAATGTCTAATTATACGCGTGTGtgagaaaaagataagaaaagtgtaaatgaaaatattaatatattcgcGATATACATGATGATTAAACCCTAAACAATTGATGTACATATATGGAGAGATGTGATATGGGTGTCATGttcatgaagaaaataaattacaatttttttaaaagtggtTTTGACATATAAAAGATTCATCAGTGAAAAAAGTGAATTGAATGGTTTTTAATTATGTGAAAAGAATAGAGAGATCAAGAAAGACATTAgaggaaaatattaaaaaggatatatatatatatatatatatatatatat from Glycine soja cultivar W05 chromosome 8, ASM419377v2, whole genome shotgun sequence includes:
- the LOC114424038 gene encoding uncharacterized protein LOC114424038, with the protein product MNNPTKLVKTALENALNATLLLSLLDYVLSLATSFLGKLRESPTPTQLLGLLITPLWNLLRGFVTLGLVMLLLLAGIVIALFILLMPLLLIVTSPIWIPTAMVLLLVTTLLLFVCGFIVVVVAMVLRAFRSFGSHNPLS